A single Perognathus longimembris pacificus isolate PPM17 unplaced genomic scaffold, ASM2315922v1 HiC_scaffold_156, whole genome shotgun sequence DNA region contains:
- the LOC125344564 gene encoding LOW QUALITY PROTEIN: sesquipedalian-2-like (The sequence of the model RefSeq protein was modified relative to this genomic sequence to represent the inferred CDS: inserted 1 base in 1 codon): MKLNKRSVAHYVRSDAPADHTGFLRTWGGPGTPPTPSGTGRRCWFVLKGNLLFSFESPDDRAPISLVVLEGCTVELAESPVPEEFAFAIRLDAPGVRPHLLAADWQAAQEAWVKALSRASFGYMRLVVRELESQLQDVRQSLALQCSTPWKVTANHRKPQAPDRCSPAWRNGHFLPRDHSPGCFTEEGGSRPXGRDLVERELQGPASLLRSRGQSPVSPETSCFSTLHNWYGQEIVELRHRWQQRVQGSQPEHERQVRP; encoded by the exons ATGAAGCTGAACAAGAGGAGTGTGGCCCACTATGTGCGCAGCGACGCCCCGGCGGATCACACCGGCTTCCTGCGCACGTGGGGGGGTCCAGGAACCCCACCCACTCCCAGTGGCACTGGCCGAAGATGCTGGTTTGTCCTCAAGGGCAACTTGCTCTTCTCCTTTGAGAGTCCAGACGACCGGGCCCCGATCAGCCTGGTGGTGCTGGAGGGTTGCACCGTGGAGTTGGCAGAGTCGCCCGTGCCTGAGGAGTTTGCCTTTGCCATCCGCTTGGATGCCCCTGGAGTGCGCCCACACCTGCTGGCGGCGGACTGGCAGGCGGCCCAAGAGGCCTGGGTGAAGGCCCTGTCCCGGGCCAGCTTTGGCTACATGCGTCTGGTGGTACGAGAGCTGGAGAGCCAGCTGCAGGATGTCCGCCAGAGCCTGGCCTTGCAGTGCTCCACACCCTGGAAGGTCACCGCCAATCACCGAAAGCCACAGGCTCCGGACCGCTGCTCTCCAGCCTGGAGGAATGGCCACTTTCTCCCCAGGGACCACAGCCCCGGGTGCTTCACAGAAGAAGGAGGCAGCAGGC CAGGGCGGGATCTCGTAGAGCGGGAATTGCAGGGCCCTGCCAGCCTCCTCCGAAGCAGAGGACAGAGCCCTGTGTCCCCTGAGACCTCATGCTTCTCTACGCTGCACAACTGGTATGGCCAGGAGATTGTGGAGCTGAGACACAGGTGGCAGCAGAGGGTGCAAGGTAGCCAGCCAGAACATGAGCGACAGGTCAGGCCCTGA